In Runella sp. SP2, the genomic window CCAAACGGGGCTGGTCTCAAAACCCACCATTGTACTCGACAAAGCCACCGACGACGCCCACGATAATCCCGTCTTGAATATCGACGCCCAAGGCTACATTTGGGTATTTTCAACTTCGCACGGGGTAGAACGCCCGTCGTATCTTCACCGTAGTCGCAAGCCGTACGACATCAGCGCCTTTGATAAAATAGAGGCTACTTTTGTGAAAGAGGGTCAAGAAACGGCGTTCAATAACTTTTCTTACCTGCAAAGTTATTACCAAAAAGGCAGCGGTTTTTTTCATTTGATGACGCATTACGAACGAGGAATCTTAAAGTACGGCGCCAAAAAACCGCGACGCACGATTGGTTTTATAACGAGTTTGGACGGGGTCAAATGGTCAGCAATCAAGAATATTGGCACCATTCAAGAAGGGCATTATCAGACCAGTGGGCAGTGGAAAAACAAAATTGGGACTTCGTTCAACATGCACCCCGATACCGAAAAAGGCGCGGGACTCGATTATCGAACCAATTTGTACTATGTAGAAACCTCCAATTTTGGTAAAACGTGGCAAAATGCGGCAGGTGAAACGATTCAGTTGCCGTTGGTTACACCCCAAAATACGGCATTGATTAAAGATTATCAGTCGTTGGGATTGAATGTTTATATCAACGACGTCGCTTATACTCCCAAAGGTTATCCCGTCATTTTGTACGTCACCAGCAAAGGCCCCGACCCAGGCCCAGCCCAAGGCCCGCATACGTGGCAAGTGGCGTCTTGGAACGGTAAAGCGTGGGACATCGCTACCGTAGCCCCTTCCGACCACAACTATGACATGGGTTCATTGTACATTGAAAGTGCCAATCGTTGGAAAATCATCGGCCCCGTGGAAGCAGGCCCTCAACCGTACGGCACGGGTGGAGAAGTGGGCGTGTGGGTGAGCAACAACCAAGGTAAAACGTGGAAAAAACAACCTTCTTTGACCCAAAAAAGCGTTTATAACCATTCGTATGTACGTCGGCCAGCCAATGTTCATCCCGATTTTTACGCTTTTTGGGCAGATGGGCACGCGCGTCAACCGTCGGAATCGGCCTTGTATTTTGCCAATCAAAAAGGGGAAGTATTTCGCTTGCCCCGCCAAATGACTACGGAAATGGCGAAGCCCGAACGGGTTTTTGTAACACCATCCCGAAAGTTCTGATACCATCCCGAAAGTTTCAGGACTTTCGGGATGGTGGGAACTACTGCAAAATCTGAATCACATTAACGGGACAGGCCGCCGCCGCTTGCTGATTTTGAGGAAGTTCGTCTTCCGAAAGTGAAATTTGATAAATCCCTTTTTTCTCTTTAGCACCCAACAACACGGCCTTCCCGTCTTTTTTTGACATCCGCCAGCGCTCAAACGCAATCTCGACGCAAGCATTGCAGCCGATGCAGCGGTTTCGGTAATGAAAGACTTTAAACATCGCTGCTCACTACTTTATAAAGTTTGTCCGAAGGTCTAATTTTTTCAGGAATCCG contains:
- a CDS encoding BNR-4 repeat-containing protein, which encodes MKNTFFYAITFTVFCLPLLQAQTLNQTDDGFRGIWYHIGKLDNEYVHKYSGGLGTYPSNHNPFAVYSPEANKTFFCYGGASKAAKPSLLHEIAFYDHQTGLVSKPTIVLDKATDDAHDNPVLNIDAQGYIWVFSTSHGVERPSYLHRSRKPYDISAFDKIEATFVKEGQETAFNNFSYLQSYYQKGSGFFHLMTHYERGILKYGAKKPRRTIGFITSLDGVKWSAIKNIGTIQEGHYQTSGQWKNKIGTSFNMHPDTEKGAGLDYRTNLYYVETSNFGKTWQNAAGETIQLPLVTPQNTALIKDYQSLGLNVYINDVAYTPKGYPVILYVTSKGPDPGPAQGPHTWQVASWNGKAWDIATVAPSDHNYDMGSLYIESANRWKIIGPVEAGPQPYGTGGEVGVWVSNNQGKTWKKQPSLTQKSVYNHSYVRRPANVHPDFYAFWADGHARQPSESALYFANQKGEVFRLPRQMTTEMAKPERVFVTPSRKF
- a CDS encoding ferredoxin, whose protein sequence is MFKVFHYRNRCIGCNACVEIAFERWRMSKKDGKAVLLGAKEKKGIYQISLSEDELPQNQQAAAACPVNVIQILQ